The following coding sequences are from one Ornithodoros turicata isolate Travis chromosome 1, ASM3712646v1, whole genome shotgun sequence window:
- the LOC135393304 gene encoding uncharacterized protein LOC135393304 has translation MPKNKRKVSDEANAREGDIAELRASMATLESKVSQKIHALAQILDKIVAQECRNGGRQSKVPGVDASVQCDTVQVENLGGAAANADRRGVGYPRVSSDVHARVVATGVPFAAQVDGQSSLNGTPERGSLLGARYHLNPGERRTQPWTRWESNDEPWRSSESSRQGDNDNLEVPRDFLEGLKFNGKNDDALLFLRRVEDEIETYCVSDRAAIVALRKRLVGHALEWGQMAARTFRDWETWRQKFVERFTSTRGIREAQLALSRVVMASNERPADYVDRVRALVHRAGFRDSSPQFLTTIYEGLPAQLQWHTDVRECTTVEQLTQVLNRYFDALDDVTHRQKTMSSLPGQEKTPKRERKAAAEKADDQADKDRSEIVKEGSRNQKPSQATSQKEKRSCFWCGEMGHLINRCPRPPSPRDSEPLPEQRVTCVLVSEEEGTTQAFQRTGVGDPEEVSSQLNVCGLTCEVSTSVNELSGLYDINTRADRLPMNDLHHRPVIELTVGEKVARALLDSGSDANLVSVQFLRNASGKVNTRRGSIGRLELYQHDNSNLTTIGGLDIEVTWRDQTEWIPFQVVPVQATDFVLGASFLVRHRLLTDQRDQVTSFAQTDDMMYVNNLVGDSVASKWVDRIPSVFSDRIGKTGDPRDQCKLHMSEGPPIRVYCRNLPVAWQREIQETVEKMEAAGIIRRSTSAWCSPLQPVRKADGSVRICVDYRELNKRELGNAAPLRDMREILRSFAGSTVYTTLDLRHGYWQVPMSEESIPYTAFQGPNGLYEFTRMPFGLKCAPGVFQGIMERILTGLVGRTCWVYLDDIIIFASGREELEQRLTEVLERLEQSGLTCNLEKCQFFRDELKFLGRVISAKGVEIDPAKCAAIQEYPRPRNTRELRRFLGMVNWNHQHLEHASSIAEPLARATSRKKKWEWSEGMEDAFTKLKEEMARAPALRLPDFSKPFILATGASAVGVGAVLLQTDDTGFEHPLEFMSATLTEAQQRYTVMERECLAVVSAVGKFRQYLLGRQFTVRTDCSALVWLQDNKCKSARLARWALTLQEYDYTMEKIRGSDNCCADALSRHPI, from the coding sequence ATGCCGAAGAACAAAAGGAAGGTCTCCGATGAGGCGAACGCTCGTGAAGGCGACATCGCTGAGCTTCGTGCAAGCATGGCTACGCTTGAAAGCAAGGTGAGCCAGAAGATACATGCTCTAGCACAGATATTGGACAAAATTGTCGCCCAAGAATGTCGAAACGGCGGCCGACAGTCCAAAGTCCCGGGCGTTGATGCGTCTGTGCAATGCGATACGGTTCAGGTAGAGAATCTCGGCGGCGCGGCGGCAAACGCCGACAGAAGGGGTGTTGGATATCCCCGCGTGTCGAGTGACGTGCACGCAAGAGTGGTTGCTACGGGAGTCCCTTTCGCTGCCCAGGTGGACGGGCAATCTAGCTTGAATGGAACTCCGGAGAGAGGATCACTGCTTGGTGCTCGATACCATCTGAACCCTGGTGAACGCCGGACGCAGCCGTGGACAAGGTGGGAGAGCAACGATGAGCCTTGGCGTTCAAGTGAGTCCTCAAGACAGGGAGATAATGACAATTTGGAAGTGCCACGAGACTTCTTGGAGGGTCTCAAGTTCAACGGCAAAAACGACGACGCTTTGTTATTCCTACGTCGTGTAGAAGACGAGATAGAAACCTACTGCGTGTCCGACAGAGCAGCAATTGTAGCACTGCGCAAGCGTCTTGTAGGTCATGCCCTTGAGTGGGGACAGATGGCGGCTCGAACATTCCGTGACTGGGAGACATGGCGTCAAAAGTTTGTTGAGCGCTTCACGTCTACTCGGGGAATTCGAGAAGCACAGCTGGCTCTATCCCGCGTTGTAATGGCAAGCAATGAGCGCCCTGCGGACTATGTAGACCGCGTCCGTGCACTGGTACATCGAGCAGGATTTCGAGATTCGTCGCCGCAGTTCCTAACTACTATTTATGAGGGATTGCCAGCCCAGCTGCAGTGGCATACAGACGTCCGAGAGTGCACGACGGTGGAGCAGCTGACTCAGGTGTTGAATCGTTATTTTGATGCCTTAGATGATGTGACCCATCGCCAGAAAACAATGAGTAGTCTACCCGGACAGGAGAAGACACCCAAGAGGGAAAGAAAGGCAGCGGCAGAAAAGGCTGATGACCAAGCTGACAAGGACAGGTCAGAGATTGTCAAAGAGGGTTCAAGAAACCAGAAGCCAAGCCAAGCGACAAGCCAGAAGGAGAAACGGAGTTGCTTCTGGTGCGGTGAGATGGGGCATCTCATAAACCGCTGTCCACGACCGCCGAGCCCGCGTGACAGTGAACCTCTCCCGGAACAGCGAGTGACGTGTGTGTTGGTGTCTGAAGAGGAAGGCACCACGCAAGCTTTCCAGAGGACGGGCGTGGGGGACCCGGAAGAAGTGAGCTCCCAACTCAACGTGTGCGGCCTCACCTGTGAGGTGTCAACATCTGTGAACGAACTGTCTGGACTTTATGACATCAACACAAGAGCGGACAGGTTGCCCATGAACGACCTACACCACCGGCCAGTGATAGAACTGACGGTTGGGGAGAAAGTGGCACGTGCGCTGTTGGACAGTGGATCAGACGCGAACCTCGTATCCGTACAGTTTTTGCGGAATGCCAGCGGAAAGGTCAACACTCGTAGGGGTAGCATTGGACGACTCGAACTGTACCAACATGACAACAGTAACCTGACTACTATTGGTGGATTAGACATCGAGGTCACATGGAGAGATCAAACAGAGTGGATACCCTTCCAGGTGGTACCGGTACAAGCTACAGATTTCGTACTGGGAGCGTCATTTTTGGTACGCCACCGTCTGCTCACGGACCAGCGGGATCAAGTGACGTCGTTTGCTCAGACGGATGATATGATGTACGTTAACAACCTCGTTGGTGACAGCGTTGCATCAAAATGGGTGGACAGAATCCCAAGTGTATTTTCGGACAGGATTGGGAAGACGGGAGATCCTAGAGACCAGTGCAAGTTGCACATGTCCGAGGGCCCGCCGATACGCGTCTACTGCAGAAACCTCCCGGTAGCGTGGCAAAGGGAGATACAAGAAACTGTGGAGAAGATGGAGGCGGCGGGAATTATTCGGCGAAGTACAAGCGCCTGGTGCTCTCCCCTGCAGCCTGTAAGAAAAGCAGACGGCAGCGTTAGGATCTGTGTGGACTATCGCGAGTTAAATAAGCGAGAACTCGGAAATGCCGCACCGTTGCGCGATATGCGGGAGATATTGAGGAGCTTTGCGGGTTCCACAGTGTACACAACCCTGGATCTACGGCACGGCTATTGGCAAGTGCCAATGAGCGAGGAAAGCATTCCATACACGGCATTCCAGGGCCCGAACGGCCTTTACGAGTTCACAAGGATGCCCTTTGGGTTGAAGTGTGCTCCCGGTGTATTTCAGGGCATAATGGAAAGAATTCTGACGGGACTAGTTGGGCGCACATGCTGGGTGTATTTGGATGATATCATCATCTTTGCAAGCGGAAGAGAAGAACTAGAGCAAAGGCTCACCGAAGTACTGGAACGACTGGAGCAAAGTGGCCTTACTTGCAACCTGGAAAAGTGTCAGTTCTTCCGTGACGAACTAAAGTTCCTAGGGCGCGTCATATCAGCAAAAGGTGTGGAGATCGATCCGGCAAAATGTGCGGCTATACAGGAATACCCACGGCCACGTAACACGCGGGAACTGAGAAGATTCCTTGGAATGGTAAACTGGAATCACCAACACCTCGAACACGCGTCATCAATAGCAGAGCCTCTTGCGAGGGCAACTTCACGCAAGAAAAAATGGGAATGGAGTGAAGGAATGGAGGACGCATTCACTAAGCTGAAAGAGGAGATGGCTCGTGCTCCTGCACTAAGGTTGCCTGATTTCAGCAAACCATTCATTTTGGCTACTGGCGCAAGCGCTGTAGGAGTTGGGGCTGTTTTATTGCAGACCGATGACACTGGGTTCGAACACCCACTGGAGTTTATGAGCGCCACTCTGACGGAGGCACAACAGAGGTACACAGTCATGGAAAGAGAGTGCCTTGCGGTTGTGAGTGCCGTGGGCAAGTTCCGGCAATATCTGCTTGGACGGCAGTTTACCGTCCGTACGGACTGTAGTGCATTAGTTTGGCTACAGGACAACAAATGCAAATCGGCACGCCTGGCCCGGTGGGCACTCACCTTACAGGAGTACGACTACACAATGGAGAAAATCAGGGGAAGTGACAACTGCTGTGCGGACGCTTTGTCACGCCACCCTATTTAG